A single Cannabis sativa cultivar Pink pepper isolate KNU-18-1 chromosome 7, ASM2916894v1, whole genome shotgun sequence DNA region contains:
- the LOC115696865 gene encoding uncharacterized protein LOC115696865 has product MDEIEHKYIDAKGGAKLHIAEIGNGCSKVVIFIHGFPEIWYSWRHQMVALAQFDYHSIALDLSGYGLSSTSKSNSNSNPSFYQFVDDILSILEFFNFDKVVLVGKDFGSWVAYLFCLTHPTRVAGVISLGVPFLLPNPQRYKNFSEGFYLSRWKESGRAEADFARFDVKTILSKIYILFSRPEIPIASKDKEIMDLVDLTNTPLPPWLTQDDLEIYTTLYQNSGFDSPMQIPYKERHEFKISNPRIEVPRMLIMGGKDYFLKFPGIEEHVKSEKLKDYHVGGLEIKFLEDGTHFMQEQFPNKVNQFLITFLKDHVQI; this is encoded by the exons ATGGATGAGATTGAACACAAGTACATAGATGCAAAAGGAGGAGCAAAGCTTCACATAGCTGAGATTGGAAATG GGTGTAGTAAAGTGGTGATATTCATCCATGGATTTCCAGAAATATGGTACTCATGGAGGCACCAAATGGTTGCACTTGCTCAATTTGATTACCATTCAATTGCATTAGATTTGAGTGGCTATGGCCTATCATCAACTTCAAAATCAAACTCAAATTCAAACCCATCTTTCTATCAATTTGTAGATGACATACTTTCAATTCTTGAGTTTTTCAACTTTGATAAG GTTGTTTTAGTAGGAAAGGACTTTGGATCATGGGTTGCCTATCTATTTTGTCTAACTCATCCAACAAGGGTTGCCGGAGTCATATCACTCGGTGTACCTTTCCTTCTTCCTAATCCTCAACGCTACAAGAACTTTTCGGAAGGTTTCTACTTGTCCCGGTGGAAG GAATCTGGAAGAGCTGAAGCTGATTTTGCTCGTTTTGATGTGAAAACAATTTTAAGCAAAATATATATTCTCTTCTCTAGACCTGAAATTCCTATAGCAAGTAAAGATAAAGAGATTATGGATTTGGTGGACTTAACTAACACACCTCTTCCTCCTTGGCTAACCCAAGATGATCTCGAAATTTATACTACGTTATATCAAAATTCTGGATTTGATTCTCCAATGCAAATTCCTTACAA GGAACGACACGAATTCAAAATAAGTAATCCAAGAATCGAAGTTCCAAGAATGTTGATAATGGGAGGAAAAGACTATTTTCTTAAGTTTCCGGGAATAGAGGAGCATGTGAAGAGTGAGAAATTGAAGGATTATCATGTTGGTGGTTTGGAGATTAAGTTTTTGGAAGATGGAACTCATTTCATGCAAGAGCAATTCCCAAACAAAGTGAACCAATTCCTCATCACCTTCCTAAAAGACCATGTTCAAATCTAA
- the LOC115697433 gene encoding RNA polymerase II C-terminal domain phosphatase-like 1: MFKSLVYKGIELVGEVEIYPDEENYNNNEKKKKIIDELKDIRINHFSQPSERCPPLAVLHTITSCGVCFKMESKTSQSQDSPLFLLHSSCVMENKTAVMPLAGEELHLVAMYSRKNDKQYPCFWGFNVALGLYNSCLNMLNLRCLGIVFDLDETLIVANTMRSFEDRIESLQRKISSELDPQRLSGMVAEVRRYQDDKAILKQYAENDQVVDNGRVIKVQSEVVPPVSGNHQTIVRPLIRLNEKNIILTRINPQIRDTSVLVRLRPAWEDLRNYLTARGRKRFEVYVCTMAERDYALEMWRLLDPESNLINSKELLDRIVCVKSGLRKSLFNVFQNGLCHPKMSLVIDDRLKVWDEKDQPRVHVVPAFAPYYAPQAEVNNTVPVLCVARNVACNVRGGFFKEFDDCLLQKIVEVSYEDDIKDVPSPPDVSSYLVSEDDGSASGSAAAAAANGNRDLPVFDGMADAEVERRLKEALSAVSSAINPDSRLATALQYTLPSTGSVSLPTSQVSMTPFPSVQYPQPQVAPIIKSYAGSLESSLQSSPAREEGEVPESELDPDTRRRLLILQHGQDNREQPPPEPQFPVRPAMQVSVPRPPSRGGWFPVEEEMSPPRQINRVTPKEFPLDVDPMHIEKQQRPHHASFFPKVESSMPSDRILHENQRLPKETLHREDQMRTNHSLPPYNVVPGEDISLSRSSSSIREADFDSGPPVSNADSPISVLQEIGMKCGAKVEFRPSLVSSTDLQFSIEVWFAGEKIGGGTGRTRREAQLFAAESSLKNLADVYMSRIKPDSPLPETSENGFVSNVNSSGSFSLAKDESLSFSNVSEPPRFMGTKKSTNSVSALKEYCMMEGLSLSFHPLPLPASGLIRKDEVHAQVEIDGQVAGKGIGMTWDDAKLQAAERALGTIRSMHGGPKRQDSPRLLQGFPNKRLKTTQDFPRGLQRVPSARYPKNAPPVP; this comes from the exons atgTTTAAGTCTTTGGTGTATAAAGGGATTGAGTTAGTTGGTGAAGTTGAGATATACCCAGATGAAGAGAATTACAACAACaacgagaagaagaagaagattatcGATGAATTGAAGGATATCAGAATAAACCATTTTTCTCAACCGAGTGAGAGATGTCCACCACTTGCAGTGCTTCATACCATTACTTCTTGTGGTGTTTGCTTCAAAATGGAGTCAAAGACCTCGCAATCACAGGATTCGCCGCTCTTTCTTTTGCACTCTTCCTGTGTCATGGAGAACAAG ACTGCAGTGATGCCCCTAGCAGGGGAGGAACTTCATTTGGTAGCAATGTATTCCAGGAAAAATGATAAACAATACCCGTGTTTTTGGGGTTTCAACGTTGCATTAGGACTTTACAACTCTTGTCTTAACATGCTGAACCTTAGATGTCTTGGTATTGTATTTGATCTCGATGAAACTCTCATAGTTGCAAACACAATGCGCTCGTTTGAGGATAGAATTGAGTCTCTGCAACGAAAAATAAGCAGTGAGTTAGACCCGCAACGCCTTTCTGGtatggttgcagaagtcagacGCTATCAGGATGACAAGGCTATATTGAAGCAATATGCTGAAAATGATCAGGTTGTTGACAATGGAAGGGTTATCAAAGTCCAATCTGAGGTTGTTCCTCCTGTTTCTGGGAATCATCAAACTATTGTCCGCCCGCTCATTAGGTTAAATGAGAAAAACATCATTCTGACACGCATTAATCCGCAG ATTCGTGATACCAGTGTTCTTGTGAGGTTGAGACCTGCGTGGGAGGATCTTAGAAATTATTTGACTGCAAGAGGGCGTAAGCGCTTTGAGGTCTATGTTTGTACGATGGCTGAAAGGGATTATGCTTTAGAAATGTGGAGGCTTCTTGATCCAGAGTCTAATTTGATAAACTCAAAAGAATTACTGGATCGTATCGTGTGTGTTAAATCTG GTTTGAGGAAATCATTATTTAATGTCTTTCAAAATGGTCTCTGCCATCCAAAAATGTCATTGGTGATCGATGATCGGTTAAAAGTGTGGGATGAGAAAGATCAACCTAGGGTGCATGTTGTGCCTGCTTTTGCTCCATACTATGCTCCTCAAGCTGAA GTGAACAATACTGTTCCTGTCTTGTGTGTTGCTAGAAATGTTGCTTGTAATGTCAGAGGTGGTTTTTTCAA AGAATTTGATGACTGTCTTCTACAAAAGATTGTTGAAGTTTCATATGAAGATGATATTAAAGATGTTCCCAGTCCTCCCGATGTGAGCAGTTATCTAGTTTCTGAG GATGATGGTTCTGCTTCTGGTTcggctgctgctgctgctgcaaaTGGAAATAGGGATCTACCTGTTTTTGATGGCATGGCAGATGCTGAGGTTGAAAGGAGATTGAAG GAAGCATTATCGGCTGTTTCGTCAGCCATTAACCCTGATTCTAGACTTGCTACTGCACTTCAATATACCTTACCATCTACCGGAAGTGTTTCACTACCAACATCTCAAGTTTCAATGACACCTTTCCCCAGTGTACAGTATCCCCAACCCCAGGTAGCCCCGATAATTAAATCATATGCTGGCTCATTGGAATCAAGCTTACAAAGCTCTCCCGCAAGAGAAGAAGGTGAGGTACCAGAATCAGAGTTGGATCCCGATACGAGGAGAAGGCTTCTCATTCTGCAACACGGGCAAGATAATAGAGAGCAACCGCCACCTGAACCTCAGTTTCCTGTTAGACCTGCTATGCAAGTCTCTGTTCCGAGGCCACCATCTCGTGGAGGTTGGTTTCCGGTAGAGGAAGAGATGAGCCCTCCACGACAGATAAACCGGGTAACACCCAAAGAATTTCCTTTAGATGTAGATCCAATGCATATAGAGAAGCAGCAGCGGCCTCATCATGCATCTTTTTTCCCCAAGGTTGAGAGTTCAATGCCTTCTGATAGGATTCTTCACGAAAATCAAAGATTACCAAAAGAG ACCTTACATAGAGAGGATCAGATGAGAACAAACCATTCCTTGCCTCCTTATAATGTTGTGCCTG GAGAGGATATTTCCTTGAGTCGATCGTCTTCAAGCATTAGAGAAGCTGACTTTGATTCTGGGCCACCAGTCTCAAATGCAGATTCTCCAATTAGTGTTCTACAAGAAATTGGAATGAAATGTGGAGCCAAG gtggagtttagACCATCTTTGGTTTCATCCACGGATTTGCAGTTTTCTATCGAG GTTTGGTTTGCCGGAGAAAAAATTGGTGGCGGAACTGGTAGAACAAGACGAGAAGCTCAGCTTTTTGCTGCCGAGTCTTCTCTTAAGAACTTGGCTG ATGTGTACATGTCAAGAATTAAGCCTGATTCTCCGCTTCCTGAAACTAGTGAGAATGGTTTCGTCAGTAATGTGAATTCATCCGGGAGCTTTTCGTTGGCCAAAGACGAATCTTTGTCATTTTCAAATGTATCAgaaccacctaggtttatggGCACTAAGAAATCTACGAATTCAGTATCTGCACTTAAAGAATAT TGTATGATGGAGGGTCTTAGTTTATCTTTTCATCCTCTGCCTTTACCTGCTAGTGGTTTGATCCGAAAAGATGAAGTCCATGCACAG GTAGAAATAGACGGCCAAGTTGCCGGGAAAGGAATCGGGATGACATGGGATGATGCAAAGTTGCAG GCTGCTGAAAGAGCACTCGGAACTATAAGATCAATGCACGGTGGCCCGAAACGCCAAGATTCACCTAG GTTACTGCAAGGATTCCCGAATAAGCGTTTGAAGACGACACAAGATTTCCCACGAGGCTTACAACGTGTACCCTCTGCTAGATACCCGAAAAATGCTCCCCCTGTTCCCTAA
- the LOC115697079 gene encoding protein RTF1 homolog: MADLENLLLEAAGRTNSGGRNRHSHQHPPQSRRRREDSYSDGGSDSRDDDDSDDDRGGGYASRKPSGAQVPLKKRLDPSEMDDDQGSEGEGEDDDDRGGSDREGDSDESDVGSDLYKDDDDRRKLAEMTELQREMILLDRASKKEDKNLKEKLRPKWDNKGKIPQSRKETAPLSSSRIRSSARSADRAAAKDDALNELRAKRLKQQDPEAHRKLRDRDTSSRGSSGNKNFLNNKRKSFTSTTSLSSSSQSDSDRQSRSDDEGSTGDGGMDSDDERGSDGVTFEDVKDITIRRSKLGKWFMEPFFEELIVGCFVRVGIGRSKTGPIYRLCMVRNVDATDPDRQYKLENKNTHKYLNCVWGNENSAARWQMAMVSDSAPIEEEFKQWVREVERSGGRMPTKQDLLEKKEAIKKINSFVYSAATVKQMLQEKKSASSRPLNVALEKDRLRRELEVAQSKSDDIEVERIKTRLVELEASRKVKESDAKAIRLAEMNRKNRVENFKNASELKPINQSLKAGEAGYDPFSRRWTRSRNYYVSTPGEAKGEETEAIPVNKTVPKVAASNGRGGAVLPTDFGLEATAAALEAAADAGKLVDTLAPVDQGTVTNVLHNFELPISLAMLHKFGGPQGAQAGFMARKQRIESTVGCQVPENDGRRHVLTLTVSDYKRRRGLL, from the coding sequence ATGGCAGACCTAGAAAACTTGTTGTTGGAGGCAGCAGGAAGAACGAATTCAGGAGGGAGAAACCGACACTCGCATCAGCATCCTCCTCAGTCTAGAAGACGGCGTGAGGATTCATATTCTGATGGGGGAAGTGACTCTAGGGATGATGATGATTCGGATGATGATCGTGGTGGCGGTTATGCAAGTAGAAAGCCTTCTGGGGCTCAAGTTCCTTTAAAGAAGAGGTTGGACCCTTCAGAAATGGATGATGATCAAGGTAGCGAGGGAGAAggggaagatgatgatgatcgtGGTGGTTCTGATCGCGAAGGTGACAGTGATGAATCTGATGTTGGTAGTGATCTTTATAAGGATGATGATGATAGGAGAAAGCTTGCTGAGATGACTGAACTTCAAAGAGAAATGATTTTGTTAGATAGAGCATCTAAGAAAGAGGATAAGAATTTAAAGGAGAAATTGAGACCGAAATGGGATAACAAAGGGAAGATCCCGCAATCTAGGAAGGAGACTGCTCCTTTATCATCGTCTCGAATTCGCTCATCAGCTAGATCTGCTGACAGGGCAGCTGCAAAAGATGATGCTTTGAATGAGTTACGAGCAAAACGCTTGAAGCAACAAGACCCTGAGGCTCACCGTAAACTTAGGGATAGGGATACATCGTCGAGAGGAAGCTCGGGAAATAAGAATTTCTTGAACAACAAGAGGAAATCTTTCACATCAACAACAAGTTTGAGTAGCTCAAGTCAGAGTGACAGTGATCGCCAATCTCGAAGCGATGATGAAGGCTCTACAGGTGATGGTGGAATGGACAGTGATGATGAGAGGGGATCAGACGGGGTAACATTCGAAGATGTTAAGGATATCACAATTCGGAGATCAAAACTTGGAAAGTGGTTTATGGAGCCATTTTTCGAGGAATTGATCGTAGGTTGCTTTGTTCGGGTTGGTATTGGTAGGTCAAAAACCGGGCCAATTTACAGACTTTGTATGGTTAGGAATGTTGATGCAACCGATCCCGATAGACAGTACAAACTAGAGAATAAAAACACTCATAAGTATCTGAATTGTGTTTGGGGGAATGAAAACTCTGCAGCCAGGTGGCAGATGGCGATGGTTTCTGACTCTGCTCCGATCGAGGAAGAATTTAAGCAATGGGTTAGGGAAGTTGAGAGGAGTGGCGGTCGAATGCCAACTAAACAAGATTTGTTGGAAAAAAAGGAAGCTATTAAAAAGATCAATTCTTTTGTGTACTCAGCAGCTACTGTGAAGCAAATGTTACAAGAGAAAAAATCAGCCTCGTCGCGACCATTGAACGTTGCACTCGAGAAAGATCGGTTGAGAAGGGAGTTAGAAGTTGCACAAAGCAAGAGTGATGACATAGAGGTGGAGAGGATCAAGACAAGATTGGTGGAATTAGAAGCATCTCGGAAAGTAAAAGAGAGTGATGCTAAGGCTATTAGACTAGCCGAAATGAATAGAAAGAACAGAGTTGAGAATTTCAAGAATGCATCTGAACTCAAACCTATTAACCAATCTTTGAAAGCTGGTGAAGCTGGTTATGATCCCTTTTCGAGAAGATGGACAAGGTCGAGAAATTATTATGTTTCCACTCCTGGTGAGGCGAAAGGGGAAGAAACTGAAGCGATTCCTGTTAATAAAACAGTACCTAAAGTTGCAGCAAGTAATGGTCGAGGTGGTGCAGTTTTACCAACAGATTTCGGGTTGGAAGCTACTGCAGCAGCCTTGGAAGCTGCAGCAGATGCTGGCAAGTTGGTTGACACGCTCGCCCCTGTGGATCAAGGGACAGTGACGAACGTGCTGCACAACTTCGAGTTGCCAATCTCACTAGCTATGCTTCATAAATTCGGTGGACCACAAGGAGCTCAGGCAGGATTCATGGCAAGAAAGCAGAGAATAGAATCAACAGTCGGTTGTCAAGTCCCCGAAAATGATGGACGGAGACATGTGCTGACTTTGACTGTTAGTGATTacaagagaagaagagggcTTCTTTAA
- the LOC115696864 gene encoding wings apart-like protein 1, translating into MIVRTYGRRNRGISRTYSDGLNDAVNDEEGEEDPFSFRDSLSQSQEGEENPSLLRSQSQEDHLFSGVGGGSIPFSSQDSWSASAFDFDFDSSQGNGKPKRVRVEKKELIEETQEKSFRPCIPAATSTLMEAQEFGEMMEHVDEVNFALDGLRKNQPVRIRRASLMSLLSICGTAYQRRLLRTQGMAKTIVDAVLGLNLDDSASNLAAACLLYVLTSDGQDEHLLESPSCIRFLIRLLKPIVSTATEEKLPKIGSKLLALRTDILQNTKKKLDSSSAALFSKVREILVSCKEIKSSDSDKDDSSMEKPDLCPKWIALLTMEKSCLSTISLEETTGTVRKTGGNFKEKMRELGGLDAVFEVAMTCHSDMESWMEDGLPSTQDVKLEIDMQSLSLLLKCLKIMENATFLSSENQHHLLRMKRNIPSSGSPLSFTQLVMSVIKILSDLYLLKTSAVASTKEKFASITGSKGNDDVDLFFDPIKSSPEKIFSDKSFNISRGNQFLSSSRLDCSNSETTSTSMNDSCSVRTRLKSSSSSSCSGTSRSLLGMHKLKNGSRKNLGIVQGLYNNEDIKSELLEEDQDPFAFDEDDFGPSKWEALYGKPTTSRTKKSGELSRERELVEDCVAQIIMSQQESINREANHSQEASCSSAISEESILLADCLLTAVKVLMNLTNDNPVGCQQIAACGGLEIMCSLIAGHFPSFSSSSSLSKEIKTNGSPVDVDNRLSDQELDFLVAILGLLVNLVEKDGQNRSRLASASVQLHKSEGFKELTSKDVIPLLCSIFLANQGAGEVAQEEKCLQENDEVEAALVQGEKEAEKMIVEAYAALLLAFLSTESKSIRDSIADCLPDHNLSIVVPVLDRFVAFHLSLNMISPETHKAVSEVIESCRIP; encoded by the exons ATGATCGTTAGAACTTACGGCCGTCGAAATCGAGGCATTTCCAGAACCTATTCAGACGGATTAAACGACGCCGTTAACGacgaagaaggagaagaagaccCTTTCAGTTTTAGGGATTCTTTGTCTCAATCTCAAGAAGGAGAAGAAAACCCTTCTCTTCTTCGTTCTCAATCTCAGGAAGATCATCTCTTTAGTGGTGTTGGTGGTGGTAGTATACCCTTTTCTTCGCAGGATTCTTGGTCTGCTTCTGCTTTCGATTTCGATTTCGATTCGTCTCAGGGTAATGGAAAACCTAAGAGGGTTAGGGTTGAGAAGAAGGAATTAATTGAGGAGACTCAGGAGAAGAGTTTTCGGCCTTGTATTCCGGCGGCGACTTCGACTTTGATGGAGGCTCAGGAGTTTGGGGAGATGATGGAACATGTTGATGAGGTTAATTTTGCTCTTGATGGGCTTAGGAAGAATCAACCTGTGAGGATTAGGAGGGCGAGTTTGATGTCTTTGTTGTCTATTTGTGGTACGGCTTATCAGAGAAGGCTTCTGAGAACTCAAGg GATGGCGAAGACGATTGTTGATGCCGTTTTGGGCCTTAACCTTGATGATTCAGCAAGCAATTTAGCTGCTGCTTGTCTACTTTATGTCTTGACAAGTGAT GGTCAAGATGAGCACCTTTTGGAATCACCCAGTTGCATTAGATTTCTAATTAGGTTGTTGAAACCAATAGTGTCTACTGCTACTGAAGAAAAACTTCCAAAAATTGGTAGTAAGCTTCTAGCATTACGCACCGACATTTTGCAAAACACCAAGAAAAAATTAGACTCCAGTTCTGCTGCACTTTTTTCCAAAGTTCGTGAAATTCTTGTGAGTTGCAAGGAGATAAAATCGAGTGATAGTGATAAGGATGATAGTAGCATGGAAAAGCCAGACTTATGTCCAAAATGGATAGCTTTGCTGACCATGGAGAAGTCATGTTTATCTACCATATCTCTTGAAG AAACCACTGGGACAGTAAGGAAAACTGGGGGCAACTTTAAGGAAAAAATGCGAGAGCTTGGAGGACTTGATGCTGTCTTTGAGGTTGCCATGACTTGTCATTCCGATATGGAG AGTTGGATGGAAGATGGCTTACCATCTACTCAGGATGTAAAACTCGAAATAGATATGCAAAGCTTATCCTTGCTTTTGAAATGCTTGAAGATCATGGAGAATGCAACATTCTTAAGCAGTGAAAATCAG CACCATTTACTTAGGATGAAACGCAACATACCTTCATCGGGGAGCCCCCTGTCGTTTACACAGCTTGTTATGAGTGTCATTAAGATTCTATCAG ATCTTTATTTACTCAAAACTTCTGCTGTGGCTTCAACTAAAGAAAAGTTTGCTTCAATTACCGGCTCTAAAG GGAATGACGATGTGGATTTATTTTTTGATCCCATTAAAAGCAGCCCAGAGAAGATTTTCTCTGACAAAAGCTTCAATATAAGTCGGGGTAATCAATTTTTGTCCTCTTCACGGTTGGATTGTTCTAATTCTGAAACTACGAGCACCTCAATGAATGATTCCTGTTCAGTAAGGACAAGACTTAAATCTTCTTCATCCAGCTCATGCAGTGGAACATCTAGGAGTTTACTTGGTATGCATAAACTTAAGAATGGTTCTAGAAAAAATCTTGGTATCGTCCAAGGATTGTATAATAATGAAgatataaaatctgaacttttGGAGGAGGACCAAGATCCTTTTGCATTTGACGAAGACGACTTTGGACCATCTAAGTGGGAAGCACTATATGGAAAGCCAACTACATCTCGTACTAAAAAAAGTGGGGAACTGAGCAGAGAAAGAGAACTTGTTGAGGATTGTGTGGCTCAAATAATAATGAGTCAACAGGAATCAATTAATCGAGAAGCTAATCATTCGCAAGAAGCTTCCTGCTCTTCTGCTATCAGTGAAGAGTCCATTCTCTTAGCGGACTGTCTTCTTACTGCTGTGAAA GTTCTAATGAACTTGACAAATGACAATCCTGTTGGCTGTCAGCAAATTGCTGCCTGTGGAGGACTCGAGATAATGTGCTCCTTGATTGCTGGCCACTTCCCTTCATTTAGCTCGTCTTCATCTCTTTCCAAGGAGATAAAAACGAATGGTTCACCTGTTGATGTTGATAATCGTTTAAGTGATCAAGAACTAGATTTTCTTGTTGCTATTTTGGGCCTTCTCGTGAACTTGGTAGAGAAGGACGGTCAAAACAG ATCACGGCTTGCATCAGCCAGTGTACAATTGCATAAATCAGAAGGTTTTAAAGAGCTGACTAGCAAGGATGTAATTCCTCTACTCTGCTCCATCTTTTTGGCCAACCAAGGAGCAGGCGAGGTGGCCCAGGAAGAGAAATGTTTGCAAGAG AATGACGAGGTTGAAGCAGCACTGGTGCAAGGAGAAAAAGAAGCCGAAAAAATGATAGTTGAAGCTTATGCAGCATTGCTTCTAGCATTCCTATCTACAGAAAG TAAGAGCATACGGGACTCTATAGCCGACTGTCTCCCGGATCACAACTTGTCGATTGTTGTCCCTGTTCTCGACAGATTTGTG GCATTCCATTTGTCATTAAACATGATATCCCCGGAGACTCATAAAGCAGTGAGCGAAGTAATCGAATCGTGTAGGATACCCTGA